The sequence AGGGAGATTTGGTTTTGGTCTGTCACTAAACTGCATACCATGGTGACCAGTCATTCACAGTTACAAAAATTGCCTGTAGAAATCGTGAAGGTCAGTTTCATAAATCCTTTGTGGCAAATCCTGTTCGAGCCTCAAAGGTCAGTAAAACTGTCTTGGAAATACTCTCTGGGATCTACTCAGGAATTAaaagcttttctcttttttttttttgccagcttGAAAGTCAAGTgtaacattttaaacaaattagGAAGGATTGCTTATGTGCCTAATGTAGTGTAGTACAGTCTACAGTAAGATTTTGtggaaataaattgaattttgcGAATGTGAGGAAAGTGAGGTCTTGAGAGGTACTAACTcagccctgccccccccccccccccccccccccacacacacacacagaagttccagaggaagagccagaagctggcAGGAAGGCTTCTGACTCCCCAGCTGGTGTGGGACCCTTCAAGCAGGGGGGCCAGGCCCCTCCGTCTTCCCACAGCCAGCCTGCTCTGACCAGCCTGTGAACAGGGCAGCCCACAACTCCCCCCGTAGTGGCTGCTGCACTCTCGCCATCCTTGCGCCTGGTCGTCACCTACCTCTGCCTTGAGCCTCTCTTTCCAAAACTGCTCCTTTTGGGTAAAGCCatgtcttccttctcttttgcctCGTCGCACCCTTCCACTTCTGCAAATCGCTGCTCAAAGTGACCACACCTCCCAGAATCCCCTTCTCGTGACTGTAGCCAACTTGAGCTCTGCTCCTCTTGAGCCCCTCAGTGTCCTTCGAGAATCAGCACAGCAGTATACATGAGCGGGGATGTCTCCCACCCTAGGGATTCATTGGCCATCGGCCTGCTGGCCTGTGGGGAACTTAACTCGGGGGTTACCAGGAATCCTAGTAAAGCACCTGTCTCCTTGGTTCTTGGTGACCCTGGTCTGTGGACTCCACGGCTTCAGGACAGTGTTCTTGGACATGCGCAGAACAGCCCCCTGGTGCCTCTGTCAGTCATTGCCTTCTGTCTGCTTGCCCCCGCAGGTCCCTCCAGCTACAGGGTGGGCACCATGGCGGACAGGATGGACTGTCACTACTGCAGGGACCCCTTGCAGGGGAAGAAGTATGTGCAGAAGGACGGCCACCACTGCTGCCTGAAGTGCTTTGACAAGTTCTGCGCCAACACCTGTGTGGAATGCCGCAAGCCCATTGGCGCAGATTCCAAGGTAACCTTCATCCCTGTTGGGGCACGAAACGGGCTGGGGCGTGGGGGTGGAGTGTACTTCCCCGGCAGCTGTGACCACCTCCTGCCCTTAGTATTTCTCCGCATCACTGTAGCCTCCGCTGTGGAAGGCAGGACAGGCAGTGATGTGTAGGTGAGGAAACGGAGGCCCAGTGACAGGGTAAAGCCGCCATCGACTTCCCATGTCTTAGTTTCACTAGAGAAGCTGCTGAGGGCCCCTTCTAGCCCATTTTGGTCATACTCCGAGTCTTTCAGGAGTTCCatgtttttcctcctcctctcagcCCCCCTCCCAAGAACTCATCCCGAGGCCCTCCTGGGTATAATATGGGACCACACAGCCTGAGAAGTGAGCCCCACACAACTCAGTCTCAGTGGGAGGGTTACAGCACCCCCAAGGAGTAACTTGCAGCGAGCAGCTTGTGGTATTTTGCTCGGTTTTCAGGAGGTGCACTATAAGAACCGCTACTGGCATGACACCTGCTTCCGCTGTGCCAAGTGCCTTCACCCTTTGGCCAATGAGACCTTCGTGGCCAAGGAGAACAAGATCCTGTGCAACAAGTGTGTCACTCGGGAGGACTCCCCCAAGTGCAAAGGGTGCTTCAAGCCAATCGTGGCAGGTACTGCACATGCTCACTCATCCCCGGGGCTGGGGAGCAGGCCCCGAGGGCAGGGATGACGCGGGCTGGCTTCCCACGATGGGGCTAATGTTGCCGTTAGCTGCTTTTAGATTTtagcatatatatgtacacatatatagaCATGTATATATGCGTACACATAGATGctcgcacacacgcacacactcggGAACTAAAGAACACTGGAGAGAACTGTCTGTGGCAAGAGAATGAAGTGAAAAGTAGGTAGCACCTTCTCATTTGGGGAGAGTAAGTGATCAAAGCATGCTTCTTCCTTAGGGTGCCTCTTACTCGTGGTTCTGTAATTTGGGGTCAGGGAGCTTCTCGTGTTGCATCTCTAAGTCTGCGAAGGGCGTggagggtgggggcggggggacaGTGGGGATTCAGCCATCTCATCCTGACATCAGGAAGCTGGGGTCCCCTCCCACGACAGAAGCCTGGGTTGGCACGAGCATGAGGAGGACATGATGGACAGATCCCCCATGGGCAGGGGCATGGGAAGCTTGAGGCCAGTAACTGCAGGGACTGCATTCCCTCAACTCGGAGGGGTCCAGGGGCGGGGAGTTGAGAGGATGCAGCCCCCTGCAGAGCGCTGTCAGTGGGTCTATCCACTTGCTTCCCCCCTGCAGGAGATCAAAATGTGGAGTACAAGGGGACCGTCTGGCACAAAGACTGCTTCACCTGCAGCCACTGCAAGCAAGTCATCGGGACTGGAAGCTTCTTCCCCAAAGGGGAGGACTTCTACTGCGTGACTTGCCATGAGGCCAAATTCGCCAAGCATTGCGTGAAGTGCAACAAGGTACGTTGCCAGGGAGTTCCGCGTTCACGCTTGTTTCTAGAAGCCTTTGACAGCTTGCAGAGCACTTGCACACACACTATCCCATTCCgtcctcacagcagccctgtgaCGTGGGCCTTATTATGCTCATTTGACAGAGGAGGAGACCGTTGCTTTAGAAAGCAGTGCTCCGGGCCAGACCCAGGCATGCGTGAGCCTCGGTGTCTTCGTCTGGaaattggggataataatagcacctgccTCCCATGGTCGCTGTGGcgattaaatgagatattgtaTACCAAAGCGcccagcatagtgcctggcacgcAGTAGGCATTCAACCAAATGGTTGTTGAATCTGAATCCGGTGCTACACTCCCTGGTCTAGGCCATCACCTCTGGAGGAATCACTTACCAGGATCAGCCCTGGCATGGCGAGTGCTTTGTGTGTGTTACCTGCTCTAAGAAGCTGGCTGGGCAGCGTTTCACCGCTGTGGAGGACCAGTATTACTGCGTGGATTGCTACAAGAACTTTGTGGCCAAGAAGTGTGCTGGATGCAAGAACCCCATCACTGGTAGGCTAAAGAGTCCTTGCTAAGTCTGCCAGGCTAGTAGGTTTTGCGCATGGTAaccatctatcattttcctatgTTGTCGGTTTCATATCCATGAAGGACCCCTGCCATCGGGGTCCCAAGGCCCCCCCCCAATATTTTGGATTCGCCCTCAGGCCAGGTTTAGCCTCCGCAATACAGAACACCTCCTGACTACTGCTGACTTAATGGTGCCGGGAGTTCACAAGCCTGAGACCTGCTGGGCCACAGGCAGGCGCTGCgcatgggagggagggaggggagggggtgggggcgaAGGCAGCAGGggcgggggaggggtggggggggaggaggtgggggccgtcgggggaggggggagggggaccGGGAGGCCTGGAGAGAGATAACATGGGATTCTAATACCCCCTAGATGAAGCATAGCTCAGAGTTGCCCGTTGGCAGTTGGTTGCGTTCAGAAGAAAAGCTTAACCACTTCATCCCTCATCTCGCGGCCGCGATCCAAGTGCCCTGGGCCCTTTCCCCTGCCTCCAATTTTCCCATCTCCCCGGGGAGCCTTGAAATGTACATTTGAGAAGACTTTTGCCATCCTCAGGGAAAAGGACTGTGTCAAGAGTGAGCCACCCAGTCTCTAAAGCTAGGAAGCCCCCAGTGTGCCACGGGAAACGCTTGCCTCTCACCCTGTTTCCCAGCGCCAACATCCGGGGCAGGCATCCGGGTGGAGAGAGAACTTGTCCCTCGTGGGTGGTTGTTCTTTATAGAAAAAATCGAAGCTTAGCAGCTCCTCGAGGCCCGGTAAGTGCACGCCCCACCAATAGCCCAAGTTTGCCTCCTGGTGGCCACTTTGATGCCATGGCCTTAATCAAAGAAACTGGTTATGCTGGGAGGTCGGTGCGCGTCTTTAaatcagggaagccctgggccgagCCCTGGCATCCTCACAGGGCTTGGGCAGTACTGGACCTTGAGTGCCTAGCAGGATAGCCGTGGCATGGGGTGCAGCGCGCGGTGGAGAGGGGTGGGCCCGGGAGCCGGGCGGACGCTggctctgcctgcttgttggctCTGCGGACGGGACAAGTCGTCATTTGATCTCTCGGAACCgcagcttcctcacctgtatTCACGCAGctgtcttctcttctgttttcttttgtttttaaacagggTTTGGTAAAGGCTCCAGTGTGGTGGCCTATGAAGGACAATCCTGGCACGACTACTGCTTCCACTGCAAAAAATGCTCCATGAATCTGGCCAACAAGCGCTTTGTTTTCCATCAGGAGCAAGTGTATTGCCCCGACTGTGCCAAAAAGCTGTAAATTGACAGGGGCTCCTGTCCTGTAAAATGGAATTTGAGTCTTGttctttgtgtcctctctctctgccCTACACCATCCATAGGGAAAGAGCGGTATTTCACTTCCTCAAAGTATGCTCCTTCTGGctttactcccattttacagtaTTATTCAGAGAAGGGCACACCATGGTCATCTTAGGATTTAGCCAAAAGCAATTCTGCAGCTGACTTAATTTCTCTCCAGCtgcagttaaaaaacaaaaacttagatAGGTTGACTCTTCTGCATGTTTATCATAGAGCAGAACAGCGCTAACCATTTAGCCACTTAGTGATGTAAGCAAGAAGCATAAGAGATaaccccccatacacacacacacacacacacacacacacacacacacacactgtggtGGTTTTCATGGCTCAGCCGAGCCCCACCGTCTTGTCACACGTGTAGTCACGCGACATGCAGGAGTTGCAGCGGCTGCTTCAATTCAGCTGTTCGCCCTATCCTGTAAGCAGAAAAAGAACTTACCAAAATGCACGGTTGAACTTCCTCATCAAGACTATTACCTgccttctgttcttttgtgctttcaaatGACTAATACGAGTTTCCAGAAAATTAACGTTTGAACTTAGCTGTTGATTCTAAACTGACCTTGTTCTGTACTAACGTTTGATTTCCCTGTGTGGTATGTTCTCTGAGTGTTCCAACTTTTAAAGTGTGGAACATGCAGGTGATTTGGAAAGGGTAAACCGGTCTGAGAAAATGAGCCTGTTTCAGATGGACATTGTCACAGAGAATCCTTTTGGAAGCCTAACGAAACTAACCCCACTgtccttttcatgtttttttttaattaataatagttttgttttgttttaattcatagTTTGAGTTTTGAAACTTGCATGAAAAGATTTTGTTTGGGCCCCCTCAAAGCTGAGATTCGTCCCACGGAAATAACTGTAAAACTCTATAGAGGGGTAGCTGAGCAGGCGCCAGAGCTCTCGTCCACATGGACACGACATGTCAAAGCAGCGACAGGTTGAATCTCTTGTAACATAGTAGTTGTCTGCTCTTTGTTCACGTGTTAAGGAGGACTGTGGAGTCCCTTCGCTTGTGATTCCTAGGATTTGTCTTCGGTAGCTTAGCTGGATCtctgggggagtggggaggccaCCATCCTCACAGGTAGAACTGGATTTCCACTGCTTTCGTGAAATGCAGGATCACCTGCTTACTGTATTCTACATGGTTATATTACATAGTATAACGAGAACAGTATCAACAGTAATCGTGTAATGACAATACATATTAACATTCTTGTTAGGAGTGGTTAGAGAAGCCGACGcctcatttttacattttgtccTTAGCTATTATCATCTAACATTTCAGTGTATCCTTACAGAAATAAAGCAGCATATAAATAAAGAACTTTTTGCCTCTCGTTTTTGCTTTAATTCTGCCTGATGGAATCATGATCAGTTGATACTACTGATCCAGAAACCCAAGTGACTTTGGTTTCTTTATGTCAAGGGTATGCTCAGTTCGGAGAAGCTGCATGGACCAAaggaatcataaaataaaaacaaacctgtGATACCACTTTGATACAGTAAGAAGACACTTTGACCCCAAAGAGCATTTCCCAGGTTTTCACCTCCCTTAAAAATGATGACTTGATCTGGCCAGGAagatgggggggaggggtgtggcAGGGAAGGAATCCCAGGTAAAGTGTGTCATTGAGAAATCAGTCTCTATTTTGTTCAGCAATGCCTCATTGCTCACCTGTGCCTACTGGAGCCTCGGCTTCCTATTAAACTCCACTCTATCCTCAACTACTGCTCCTGCTGTCTGGCCTTAATGAGAACCCTGCTCCTCCTTGTGGTCTTGCTTATTTGGACCAAGGTGGCTCCTTTTGGCCCATGCACTTGGGTTAGTCGTGCAGAGGGAGTGAGGGGAGAGGTGTGGGCAGAGGAGAGCTCCCTGAGTGTTGCTTCTCCATTGTCAACCCACCACTGTAACCCCTTCACCTCTGAGGCTCATGTTGTCAGGCCAGACAAGCCACGCCACAGTCATTTCCGGATGGCACAAGAGGCCAGGTGAGATGGGTGCCCTGCTCTCATCCTCAGGCTGGAAGGTTCCACAAACCATAAGGGCACCCAGATGAAGTGCATTTTGGCTAAAGGCAGGGTGGGGAGCCTCAtgccaaagaaactgaaaacaaaggaCAGAACCCCTTTGGGGCTGACACCAACTTCAAAGGAAATCAAAACCTGTGAGCAAGAAACCATTTTTAAGAATCTGGAACATTCcccttgtgtgtgtatatatatctctAGATAAATGAGCAGTTAAAACCCTTAAAATGATGAAAAGTGCCTCTCTAGTTGTCTTCTGGGGCCCCAGGGAAGCAGGGGTAGGCTGGGGAGTTCAGACTGGCTGGAGCAGGCCACCCCAGTCTTCCTGGGATGGCAAGGAAGAGAAGGGGCCCAGAGGGCACATGCCTGGGCTGGAGAGGTGGCCACCCCAGTTCCCCGAGGACTTGGGTTCCTGGCCTGTGGTCTTTGCCCAAAGTTCACATAGAGGACACCTCCAGTGGCTGACTCCTTGACCACATCTCCTTTGCCCTCTGCCTCTGCTTGCTCCACTCTGGCTATAACTGGGACCTTTTCCTTATCCAGCCGGAGCCCTCCCTCTAGCCACATGCTCCAACTCCTTCCCTACTCCTAATTATTCACGCTGCACCAGTTCTTTGACTCCCAGCCCACTGACCACTCTAATTTCTTCTCTCAGCCCTTTCCTACCCTTACTTCCTTCAGTATCCACCCTAGAGTCTATGCTTTATCACTTCAAACCTTCTTTGCACCCTCCTCAGCTCTGTTACCCCTTTGCCCTTCCATCCCACTTGGCCTGCAAAACTCCAGCTCACACCAGGGCTGGAGAGCTCTGCCGGGGAAAAACCCACGAGTTCACTCCGCATCCACCAGCGCTGCATGAACTCCAGCTAGGCCCTCCACACCGCCTAAAAATCCAGGTATCACCACTCCACAACTTCCTCCATATTTGCAACAGACTGCCTCCCAAGACCTTCCTTGTGGAGGCAATCAAGACCCATCCGGGGTCTGTCTCCAGCTATTCCTTGCCTCATGATACATACAGTTGAGCCTCTTTAGAAACAAGCACCTTAATCCATTATACCTACATCACTTCCTTGGCGAGCTCCTTTCGGTCTGACGTGTCACAATGAGGAAACTACCACGCACTATGCTAAGGCACTTGTGCTTGTGGAATATGTCATTTTGAGCGATAATCGTAAGGCTCAGAAAGGAGGGGATATTTCTTGTGGTCAGATTTTAAGCAGAGAAACATTTCCTCCCTCGTAATTAAGAGGCTCAGAAGATCAAGAGCCCATCTACTTGTGGGTAACtgggttctggagtcagactgcctgggttcaaatctcagctctgccactttcaaGTTATATGAGCCcttggggcaagttacttcacctctttgagtttgtttcctcacctgtaaaatgagaattataaTTCCTACCCTGCAGAATCACATGCAAATTACAAcaagacagacacccagagaaagcactcagtaaatgttaacaaTTATTTTTCTCCAGTACCAAAAACAGCGCTCCAGTGTTTATTACCTACTATGCAAGCCAGAAAAAAAGATGCTATTTCCACTCCCAAAGTGGTATGGGGTGCTGGCTTTGGGATCAGATTTGGGTTTGCATCTCAGCTCTGCCTCTTCCTAGTTGCGTGACCTTGAACAAACACCAATGTCCACACATCTCAATGTCCTCGTAGGTAAAAATGAATACCTgcacctcacagggttgttttgaggactTAAAACAGTGCCTATTAAGTACCTGCAGGCATATAGCACCTGCAAATGTAACTACAGTTCTCACGACATGGTTGAGGAGGTTACAATTAGATAAGTGGCCAGAACCCATCTGGCAACGTCGCAGTTGGATTGGTGGGAAGGGAGACCAAGGGCAAGGAGGACTTACTGGGCCCTGCTCTAACAAATCAGGCCGGCAGAGGGCGAGGGGCACTAAAAGGGACACAGGAAATTGACCCTTGATAAGATAAACTGTGGACAGTCTGCCTCCAAGCTTTTGCTTCTTGGCTACTGTTTTGTGGCTGCAGTTTTGTGCCTCCAGAGTCTCTAGCTCTTGCCACAGTGAGGTAGTAGCATTTGAGAATTGTGGCATCTCAGATGGAAAGGGCTTTCAGAGATGTAGTACAAGCCCCCTCCTTGTTTGAAAGATAAGGaacaaggcacagagaggggaaATGCCAGACTTAAAGTCACACGGCAAGGTGACAGCAGTCACAGCTAGGGCTCTGATTCCTGTCTAGTATTCTTACTGTATGTTTGTGGTCTCGGACTGGAGTTGTTAAAAGGCTTCATTCTACACAGAATGTCCAAGAGGAGATGGTGTAGGAACCTGTATAACCCACTGAGCCCTGGGAGCTCCCTCAGGGGACAAGACATCAAAAGGCTATTCAGGGAAGTGGGGAGTGGGTTATGGGGAAAGAAACTTGAGGGGACAATTGTGTTCCCTTAACAGGTTAAAGGACACCAGCCCAGGGTTAGGTCAGTATCCATCAGCTTGGAGCTGTAAACAGGATGCTTTGACTGTGTTCCGGGCTGGGTGTATCATCAAGGAATATTCTGGTTCGACTATTACAACAGATAGGACCTGGTGCCAGACTGGGCAGAGGAGAGTTTCCAACTCAGATGAAGAACATGAAGGTGGTACCTTTAACAGTCTAGTTTGTGCACTGGAACCATGTACAAAACAGAGAATGCCAAATGGGAAATGGCTGCCGCCTTTGTCAGAAAGCACCAGATCCCAAAGATCGGGGATAAACAGGAACCTCACCTTATTAACATTTACTGGCAAATCAGAACATTGTTATCCGACTCACAATGACAGCGATGTCATGAAGAAACTTGGATAAAAAAAGAGCACAATAAAAGCCTGAGCAGATACTCAGGCTTTCAAAAGCAATGTTTGTTTTCCTCATCCGTGGCCAGTACCAAATGTGAGGTTTAAAGGGGTTGGAGGGAGGGGAAAACGGGGAGCAACTGCTTCAAGGGTACAGGGTCtccttttagggtgatgaaaatgttctggaatgagatagtggtgatggttgtactgaactgtacactttaaaatggttaaaatggtggattttatgttatgtgaccCTTACTGcaataataaaagataatttaataATAGGCCTCAACTACAAGTCAGAGTCATCAACAGAAGAGAAACAAGCATTGAAATTGTTACAGGAAGAAAACCAGCATTCAGAAATTCACCTCTAAATGTCCCAGAAGTGGAGCTCTGCAAAATTACCCACTAGAAGAAGAGGGAAATCCAAGATTTGATTATTCTTGACTGAGCTTGCTGGATGCATGTATTCATAGCTTGGGTAATAATAGGTGTTACCTTTAGACCACCACCAGTAAAATTTTACTATGATAATGGAAAGAAAACTTGTTTTATCCTCAAAGTTTATTTCACACAGCACACATTTATACGGGGCTGTAATAGACGGTTTTGACCTGTGACATTTGTGcagaaaaatatcagaaactCATTGGTTAGGATGACTGTCACTGCCTTCCATATATGAAAGAGCTATGATAGATGGTTTTTAAACCTAAGGCACTCCTCTAATCTATAACAAAGGTACAGTACTCTGAAAAGCAAAGGACTGGGGAATCAGAAAGAACAATTAGCTCCCTTATCTAATCCAAGACTGGTAGACAGAAAGGAACCCCGATGCCCTTCCAACTATTTGCAATTCAACAGTGAAAACTCATCAGTATGAGGGCAATTAATTTGCATTCATGTTTTAGCCAATGGTTTAAGCAGGATTTAATAAAGTGATTTCAGGAAACATAtatccattgtgtgtgtgtgtgtgtgtgtatgtgtgtgttacaTGTGTGCCCATTGGACTGAAGAATAAGGCTGCTGCTATACTCATTTGCAGCCACTGGCTGAGAAAGGCAAGCAAATATTGGTTACATACCCCAGGCCTTAGTATATATCGGAGGACAGGACTGGAGAACCTAAGCATTAACAGATTAGAAACATCTAGAGGAATTAAACACACCCCACGAGACAACAGGCAAATGCTGCTTTAtatacacaataaaaataaagatgtttttgtAGATAAACCCCAATGTGTACTTCAAAAGGTAACACTGACAAAAGCATGAAAAATGTGAACTGTTCCAAGACTCTGCTTTCCAGGACTCCCAGCATTTGGGGCGTACTAAGTGCCTGAGCACTCGCTAACACAGACTGTgtcagagtgaaaaagaaaaaaataaaataaaatggtaagaCACAATTTCCTGTGTTGTGCAACCTATGGTATTTTTATATTAGAAACCATCTGACAAAGCGAGTTCCCTGCATAACCCATTATGTTCTCTACAAGATCAAATATGAGTTTTTGATTGTTAAATCAATTGTTAAACAGACTAAACattattttaagatttaaaatatgTACTGAGAGAAAATTATTCTTTCAATAGGGATTCTTTCGGAATCTTAATATTATCATTATGTAAACATATCCTTGATTTGCACTCACTACGGTTAACACCTTGGTAGGAAAACGCAAGAATGAGAGACAATGGAGATTGTTACAGGAAAGCATAGATGACATTTTACTCAAACGTCAAAACTTTGGCCTCTGATGCAAGAGAACAAGGTggtataaacaaaaacaaaaatgtgtttcTGAGATATGTTGAGGTGACTtttgatgttttcctttttttccccatggtCCTTTTCTTTACCAGGTTAGATGCACATTATTAAGTAGTTTGGGGGCCGAGACCTGGGAGTTGAGATCCTGAGTGGAAGGTGGATGAATTAACCTCCCAGGCTGTAGGGCTATTCACATTATTTCTGaccagagggaaaaagaaaaaaagattagtaAAGGAAATGCTGATGGCATAGAAACTTGCCCCTGGCCTCCCTTTGGGGCAGACCCAGGACATTTGGCAGGCCCCCTTGGGGAGTCACTGGTGTTGTTTTAAGTGTCAtacacacccccatccccaaaGGGGCCCAAAAATGCCTCTTCCTTTCACAGAGAATTtctcaaggaaagaaaaacaaaggcctTTTGGTTTGGGACACACGGGTTGAAAGCCTAATTCCAGATACCTCACGATTTATGTGCCCTAAATAAATACTGGCATGCTGGTCAGGAGCTCAGAGGAATAAGATACAAAATGAGGGAACAGTCCCTTCAGGGAAAGCAGCCTATCTTTTTTAATATCTAGTGGGAATTGGGGATATAAAAATTACAATCAAGTCATCTACACTCTCAACACTGGCCTAATCGAAAACTCTTCTGCATCATTACTTTTCTCCCTCTGCTCCGAAGCCACACGGTACAAAGATTGCTGTGGAACGGAGGGAAGCAGAGGAGGGTTAAAGGCCGATGGCCTGTGAAGATGGGATGAGACCTTACCTGACTGAACTGAAACGGGGTTTTTTGTCTCATCCTCGAAAGATGTTGAAGGACTCGGGTGAAGTTTCATGGCATCTGGAACATTCTGTTGGTGGTCTTCTGAAGGGGAACCACCAGGGCTTAACAGATGTGGTTCTGCAAAGCCCAAGATATCAATGATTTTGCTGCAGATCCACTCCTGGGGGCTACCATTGAGACTCTCTGAAGGTCCCTGTGAGCCATCAACCACACTCATGTTCATGATGTCAGCATCCCGGTTTACCATATTTGGGGTTGGGGGCCTGGAAAGAAATGCTTCAGTTAGAATTGTTGATTATCCCCAAACCAAAGCTTTGCCCCGAAAGAAGCCCTAGCCTTTTATTAACTTATAAGAAATGCCTCGGAAGTAAATGTACTTTCAGACTCATAGAATGGGAAGGCTGGAAGGGACCCTAGAGATCACAGAACATGATGGTTTTGAAATTGTCTCCTATGAAGTCCTAGGGTTCCATGGAGACATCAAGTAGCAGGACACAGCCAAGCACACAGGGCTCCAGAAATCCTGCTGAACAAGGACACAGCCAGTAAGGTGCAGTCAGAGAATTAATGCAGGTTTTCTAGCTCCAGTGCTCCATCCCTACCATCACTGTGGCTCTTAAATTCTCGTTTCAATGGCCCTTGAAAGTTCATGTCTTTTCCAGCAATCACCTGAGTAGCATTTCTTTCCAAGAACCTATTCCCACTCTCCCTATTTATGAACTGGGTGATTTAAGGTAATTGAGATAACCTCAGCTCTTTAGTTTC is a genomic window of Choloepus didactylus isolate mChoDid1 chromosome X, mChoDid1.pri, whole genome shotgun sequence containing:
- the FHL1 gene encoding four and a half LIM domains protein 1 isoform X2; protein product: MADRMDCHYCRDPLQGKKYVQKDGHHCCLKCFDKFCANTCVECRKPIGADSKEVHYKNRYWHDTCFRCAKCLHPLANETFVAKENKILCNKCVTREDSPKCKGCFKPIVAGDQNVEYKGTVWHKDCFTCSHCKQVIGTGSFFPKGEDFYCVTCHEAKFAKHCVKCNKAITSGGITYQDQPWHGECFVCVTCSKKLAGQRFTAVEDQYYCVDCYKNFVAKKCAGCKNPITGKRTVSRVSHPVSKARKPPVCHGKRLPLTLFPSANIRGRHPGGERTCPSWVVVLYRKNRSLAAPRGPGLVKAPVWWPMKDNPGTTTASTAKNAP
- the FHL1 gene encoding four and a half LIM domains protein 1 isoform X3, whose protein sequence is MASHRHSGPSSYRVGTMADRMDCHYCRDPLQGKKYVQKDGHHCCLKCFDKFCANTCVECRKPIGADSKEVHYKNRYWHDTCFRCAKCLHPLANETFVAKENKILCNKCVTREDSPKCKGCFKPIVAGDQNVEYKGTVWHKDCFTCSHCKQVIGTGSFFPKGEDFYCVTCHEAKFAKHCVKCNKAITSGGITYQDQPWHGECFVCVTCSKKLAGQRFTAVEDQYYCVDCYKNFVAKKCAGCKNPITGFGKGSSVVAYEGQSWHDYCFHCKKCSMNLANKRFVFHQEQVYCPDCAKKL
- the FHL1 gene encoding four and a half LIM domains protein 1 isoform X1, translated to MASHRHSGPSSYRVGTMADRMDCHYCRDPLQGKKYVQKDGHHCCLKCFDKFCANTCVECRKPIGADSKEVHYKNRYWHDTCFRCAKCLHPLANETFVAKENKILCNKCVTREDSPKCKGCFKPIVAGDQNVEYKGTVWHKDCFTCSHCKQVIGTGSFFPKGEDFYCVTCHEAKFAKHCVKCNKAITSGGITYQDQPWHGECFVCVTCSKKLAGQRFTAVEDQYYCVDCYKNFVAKKCAGCKNPITGKRTVSRVSHPVSKARKPPVCHGKRLPLTLFPSANIRGRHPGGERTCPSWVVVLYRKNRSLAAPRGPGLVKAPVWWPMKDNPGTTTASTAKNAP